In Labrus mixtus chromosome 11, fLabMix1.1, whole genome shotgun sequence, a single window of DNA contains:
- the cited4b gene encoding cbp/p300-interacting transactivator 4b has protein sequence MADHLMMPMNHSSAGASLHGYRMGMNGGLQAGHQQHANQQGMRALPNGQMMHYGGAQANMESAMRQRQGMVGGPMNGQLNGAQMGHHQMTSGNMMYNGQPQQQQHHPQQQQHHMHPQQQQQHQQQQQAQHPQQQQQQQQQQQQQQQQFMNGGLTSQQLMASMQLQKLNTQYHGHPLGPMGGNHMGPTAQYRMNPAQLANMQHMAGPALALNGMDADMIDEEVLTSLVMELGLDRVQELPELFLGQNEFDFISDFVNKQQPSTVSC, from the coding sequence ATGGCCGACCATCTGATGATGCCCATGAATCACAGCTCAGCAGGCGCCAGTCTCCACGGTTACAGGATGGGCATGAATGGCGGCCTGCAGGCAGGTCACCAGCAGCATGCCAACCAGCAGGGCATGCGGGCACTGCCCAATGGTCAGATGATGCACTACGGCGGAGCCCAGGCCAACATGGAGAGCGCCATGAGGCAGCGACAGGGCATGGTGGGCGGGCCCATGAATGGACAGCTTAACGGGGCCCAGATGGGTCATCACCAGATGACCTCTGGTAACATGATGTATAACGGTCAACCACAGCAACAGCAACATCaccctcagcagcagcagcatcacatgcacccacagcagcaacaacaacaccagcagcagcagcaagccCAGCACccgcagcagcaacagcaacaacaacaacagcagcagcaacaacagcaacagttCATGAACGGAGGGTTAACATCACAACAGCTAATGGCCAGCATGCAGCTGCAGAAACTGAACACCCAGTACCATGGACATCCACTGGGGCCTATGGGTGGAAACCACATGGGGCCCACTGCACAGTACCGCATGAACCCAGCTCAGCTGGCTAACATGCAGCACATGGCTGGGCCGGCTCTGGCCTTGAATGGCATGGATGCGGACATGATTGACGAGGAGGTTCTGACCTCGCTGGTCATGGAGCTCGGTTTGGACCGGGTTCAGGAGCTGCCAGAACTTTTCCTGGGCCAGAATGAGTTTGATTTCATTTCAGACTTTGTGAACAAACAGCAGCCCAGTACTGTTAGCTGCTGA